Genomic segment of Marmota flaviventris isolate mMarFla1 chromosome 4, mMarFla1.hap1, whole genome shotgun sequence:
TAAACAAGCATATTAGAGAGTAGGAGGTAATATCACAATAATCTAAAAGAGGTAAAAGTGCTTCTAGGAAAGGAAATTGGGGAAGTAAGCGAGCAGAagctctttcatttatttattttggacaaCCACGTAAACTATTTGTTTCAACTGcacatatatatcttttaaaaaaactttaaacaaaGGGTTTTAACTGATGCTATGTAGGCAAAATACATATTATAGGTAAGAAaacattcattcctttttaataaatatttgaagaccTACTATAAATTGAGTactgtatttagaaaatatacATCAATTCACCTCAAGGAACAATGAAGAAGTTAGggagtcattttatttattttaatccattctgcaTAAATTATTATGCACCTACATCTCTAACAGTGTGCTTAAGATGACAATATAAACTTTATATCACGATtggaaaagcagagaaagatCTGCTCATTAATTTGTTCAAGAAATATTTAGTACCTGCCCTTAAGGAACTACTCTTATGGGAAAGACTGGTAAACAATTATAATCGAATGTATACAGGGCTTAAATAGAGGAACATTAAAAAGTGCTAAGGAAACAACATCTCCTGGGGAAAGAATCCTTCAGAGAAAATACCTGAGTTGAATCTTGAAGGGTGAACAGTAGTTTGACCAATTTCACATAAGAGGCTATGTAACAAATCACAAAACACAAAATACTATATATCAGAGCGAAATAACTACACTTTCCCATTCTTGTAAAGAGAATGGTTCACATTAAAAGCTAAGAGAAGTCAAGACCTTTGCAATGAGAGTGACTTTTTGAAGATCAGGCATTTGTACAagtgtgtaatcccagtgacttggggagtctgaagcaggaggatcacaagtctgaggccagcctcaataacttagtgagatcctgtctcaaaataaaaaataaaaagggacagggatgtagctcagtggtagaatgaccctgcattcaatccccagtacaaaaaaaaaaaaaaaaaaaaaaagaaagatgttttgAAAGATACATAATCTTAATGccttgattgatttttctaaaatcttACAGTAGCCAACAAAAAACACTTTCCACATGTCTACTGAACATTTTAACATCTAAATGTTAGAGTATTATTACAAAAGATGATTAGAGAACAACCACTCTCATTTGTTCTACTACCAAAAATTTATAATTAGCATTATAATACTAAAATGATAATGTACCCTTTTTCCCATGACTGACTAAAGGTGACAAAGCTAAAACATGCAAGTGACACAAATCCTCTTCCCAGggcaaatttaaataaaataacacatgtttttccaaactatagcaataaaaaaattatctggaaTGACACAATAAAAAAGgcatatgcatatacacacacacacacttttataaaATCCTGTCTGACCTTATAGGTTTTTAAAGGTGAAACACTGATTTTATAGAATTTGAAGGATATCTTTGAAACAAGTTTTCCAGTTTTGATGACTCAACTTAGATAAACTAACAAAAGTTCAAATACATAGTAAATTCAAAATGAGTACATTCTGAAAACAACTTGTTACTTTAGGCCAATATTTCATCACATTTCTTCTTGTCTCTTTCTACTATTCCAAACTTTTTTACATAATTTGTCCCTAATTAATCTATATCTCAGTTAACATCTAGCAAATAATTTTGTGCTCATATTTTAAACCAGGACTGTATCCCCAGAGGGGGGGAAAAACTAGTTTAAAGCAGCATCCTTTGACTTGGTGTGGAACATCAGGTTTTGGAAATCCCTATCATTGCCCTATGAACAGTAGGGAAAGACAAGAAAGTCAAGGCAGGAGATCACAAAGGGGAATTAACAAAATTATAGCAGGTTTGAAATCATAATGTGTGGTTGCCTTTCATTTCTCTAAATTTAGCATGTATACAAAATACCTGTTTCTATAGGAGCTTCGCCTAGATCACGTCCTTTTTATCTATCCAACATTAATAATTGGGGTaaatctttaaattaaaattatgatgaGAATCAGAATGATAAAGATAAAACTGAAGATTAAACAATAACTATAAGAGAACTATTAAGGAAATACCTATCTTTTAAAGTACAAGGATGCAGAATACATTTGGTTAATAACAAGATTTTAATTATATgacaattagaagaaaaaatcttgaaagataagatttttaatttgtttcaattaACCATGTCTTTACAacttttttaaactaaaaaaagaaaacctcaaacattgggcctttttttctttttcttaaattaattgcTTGACTGTCCCAAAGTGAACCCCACAAATAAatgtatagaaatataaatgCTTCAACTGGTTTGATGGAATTGCAATCTCAAAACCCTCCaactaatactaaaataattaaatatcttgCATGCTTACTCAAAATTCCAGTGAAAATAGTCTTTTCATAACTCTTATGATATTTGGATCAAGGTTAGTCACAGACTGACATATTTGTGAAAAgaacattcctttaaaaaaaaaaaaaaaaaaaacaagtaggtCTTAAAGCACTGTAGAAATATGAAAGACTTCATGAATTTTCCAGCCAGTGAGcttcagataaaattttattcGTGTTACTAGCACATTATTTCTAATCTAATCAAAAAATGCTggtttaataatgtattttaggttttgtgcattttaatttttggtaatgGAACAGGTGGATATTAGTAGAACATCTTATTTTCATGTCTGTATAAATTCAATCCTGCAAGACTTATTCTTTAAAATGGCTACCACCTTGATCTACTatgcaaaaggaaaaatgtaCAGCATACTATCATCAAAGATAAATTGAGTTATTTTGAGAGTGTATGCCTTCCTCCTCCAAAAAAACACTTAAGATTCCCATTACTTTTCTGTTCTGATAAAGTGACCATTAAGTTTACAAAAGCTGGTCAATTACAGTATGTGGGCAATCTATATAACCCAGATTAGGTCATCTTTCCTACAGTGTCTGACTAGGAAAAGCAGGTAACAGTATCTTTCACAGTCTAAGATCAAACACTGTGGAACTGAAAAAGGGCTGCCTAGTAAGGGAGAACAAATGTGGTAACACCAAAGAGATGATCACAAGGATTTTAGTGACTCAAAAGAATAATTATGTGGGTTAACAGAATTTAgccttttttttcataattaatcttctaaaaagcattttataaataataaaaaccactTGGTGCcccaaaatctatttttaacGTGAATACATGCTCAACCTAACTATTCTGacgaattttatttatatattactatTTCCTATCCACTCTGAAATCATTCCATAACACTCCTGCTCTATAAAACTTACCATGAGTATGCATTTTCACCCAAACTAAAAACAATATAACACCTTACATTAATTTTGTGCATACATATTTCTACCAAATAGATTAATTTCGAGTTTGTTGAACATCTGCAGAAATATGGCATCTTACCTCTCATCCTCGCCATCCACCAGGGGTGTCGTCAGCGGTAGCACCTTCAACGGGAAAAGAGAAGCAGAGGCTGCTAGGCTGCTGCTACTCCCATCTGAAACTGCTGACACTCCCCCACTGTCACCACTGATAGTCTGAGGTAAGCCAACTAAGGAGGGCTCCGCTGTGCGCCTGGCATCTTCGATTTGGCTTCCAATTGCCTGAGCTAATGATTGTGTAGAGAACTGAGTAGAACTTATTGGTATCTGTTGTGCCAAAGGCAAATTTATATTAGTCGCTATCAAGGGAGGTTGACTAACACTTTGAACCAAATTACCATTTTGGGTAGCAGGGGCTTGTGCTATATTCTGTGATGGAACCAAGTTTGTTGGGGCAGAAGGCATTCCAGAAAGACCAGTTGAACTAACCTGATTTGTAACAGAAATACTACTAGCAGAGGGCAAAGGACCAACTGCGGGCAACTGCTGTGAAACCACTCCTTGAGCTATTGGTTCTACTCCTTGTGGCTGAGGAGGCACAGTTAACAAGGTACTCTGGGGTGCAATAACCAATTGTTGAGGAAGGCTTGAAGCACTAGTTTGAACTCCCTGATGAATAATCCCAGTTTGAGCAGGTGGAACTACTTGTGAAGATGGAGGAGCACCTTGCTGAATAACTGAAGGTGTAACCTGGGTAGAGGGCTGCTGCTGCACTGCAGTAGGTATGTTTGCCTGTTGACCAATATTTGCAATTTGAGTGCTAGTAGGTACAGCAGACACTGCTGTTTGAGCCTGGCCAACAGGCTGGCCAGATGCCCCTGCAGGTTGTGCTTGGACTGCTGTGGACTGGACTGGCAGTTGGATACCCTGGGGCTGAGCCACAGGAATCACTGCTGCTCCTGTTCCCACTCCTGCAGAACTGGACTGCCCAGAGGACATTGCTGTTTGAAGAACTGGCTGCTGCTGTACATATTCTGGAGTAGGATTTTGAGTCACTGATTGAATATGGCCTGGGGCCATTTGTGTAGAAACCATTGGTTGTTGTTGTCCATACTGTAATTGTTGGGGTGGTGCCCCTGGAAGGGGAGTTTGCACTGGAGGAGCCGTCTGAGAATATGGCAGTTGGGGTTGAGCCAAACTGGAAATGGAAGGCTGCTGACCTAAAGCTGAAGTTACACCAACCACATTTACAGATGATGGCTGAATACCAGTTGCAGCATTGATAGTGGCTTGCAGAGGTACTGGTTGAAGACCCTGCTTTTGTTGATAGCTCAGTTCTTGAGATTGTAACTGTACTTGTGACATCTGTGACTGAGAAATACTCTGTGGTATACTAACTGCTGAAATACTCTGTGGACCAGTGCTACTGAAATCCATCTGTTGGAGGGCCACACCTTGAAgagctggttgtggtggtggtggtggttgttgttgttgttgctgctgctgcacCACCACAGCAGGGGCTCCCATCTCTCCACTGCCCACACTCTCTGTGTAGTGACTCAGTGTGCTGACACTACTGCTCACTGAACTCCCACTAGTGCTCTCCCTCTCAGAAGTCACTTCTGTCGGGTTTTGTTTTACAGTCTCCACCACTTTATTTACCACCACACCTTCTGTAGCAGGtacagcattttctttttcatagaacTCAGTGCAAGTCCATCTACCTTTTTTAAAAGGCTCAGAAGTGGAATCTAACTTCACAACTCTGAACCTTGATGTGTTAACTGTTGGTTGTTGCTGCTGCTGACTTGAAGCCAATCCCACAGTCATCCCTGCAGCTGCATTAGGAACACTGTTAACAACAGTGGAGGAAGAAACAGTACCATTGCCCATGCCACTCAAGATACTCACGTTAACACCACTGGAAACTCCAGGCCCAACACTTACACTAGCAGCACTAGGAATATTGCTTGTACTTATATTAGCATTACCAAGCATGCTGCTTGTCACATTAGGATTGAAACTACTCACAGCAGCAATGTTAACATTACTCATTGTATTAGCGCCAGTAACAGAATTTATACCTATACCGCCTGTAGTACTTGGTGCACGGATATTAGTCATTACAGATGCAGGTGAGCCACTCGATGATACAGCAGAAGCTGGTGCAACTGGCATAACACCATCAGAGCTTCCAGTTGTAGAGAGTTTTCTGGACACTGGGCTTGAGGGTGGCCCTCCAGGAATGGATGCACTGGCCACAGCAGCATGGGATGGATGATGGTGCCCATGGTGAAGATGGTGCCCATGGTGAAtatgatggtggtgatgaaggTGGTGTGGATGAGCATTCCCATTGATCACAACATTCTGTTGTGGAAGGTGAGGCAAATGAGGCTGGGGAAGGTGGGGCTGGTTGGGAGAGACTGCCCCAGGTGTCTCAGCTTCCTGGAAGTTATTCAGAGTCTCTTCTGAGGAGCTGCGTTCTGGCTCCCCTAAGTCAGTAGCCCTGGAAAGTGACACATCAAGGATTTCGGAAGAAGAGAGATCTTCCGTGTGGGATTCATCCAGATCGTCATAGCTCTCAGTGTCCTCTGCTATACTGTTGTTAGAGCTGATACTGGCAGAGATCTGAGCTGGAGTAACGCTAGTTATCTGGAAgccacttttctttttcatctgagTTCCGCCTGGAGCAAGAGGCTGTGCCTGCAGCTGAGCCTGAGAAAGGAGGTTCAGGCTTTGTGGAGGCGGAGGCTGTGGTCCCGACGTGGAAGATGCTGCAGGAGGCGGCGGCTGGAGCAGCGACGGAGGCGGAAAATCCTCAGAAGTGGTGGCAGCACTACCAACGCTGGTACCTGCTGCATTGAGAGCAGAGGCGCTGCCACTACCGCTGCCCCTTCGAGGGAACATTGCCGGGTGCGCCATCTTCCTAGCACTAATGTCTGCAGCGGCGGCCGCCGCGGCGGTGGACTCAGGCGGCTGGTGCATTGTGTTGGGTACCAGGGGGCGGAGGAGGCGAGTGCAATTTCCTTCTGCACCGTAATCTCTGTATTCAAAACGCCAGAGAAGAAAACGGGACCTGACGCTCCTCCCGGCGCgattcctccttttcctcctcctcctcctcagccgaAAGCGCCGGCCGCTTCTGCCTCCGAGGGCGAGCTTCGGGAAGGGAGGATGAACGAGGGTGAACAGGGCGGCCGGGGACCCGAAGGGGGGGCCCCCTTCAGTCCTCCGCCATTCACTCTCCCCTCTAGTCTCACACCCCCCTTTATATTCCGCTTCACGTGGGTgcggggcaggagggagggggagccagggagggggagcccgggaggggaggggagggggggagaaaaGCAAGAAATGCCCACCTTCTTTGGCCAACTCCGAagccaccccagccccctcctcccgCCGCGGCGGCGGCCGCTGCAAAGCCCTCCCGGTCACACTGCACGAAGGCAGAGCGGAGCGAGTGTCGCCTTGCTCTCGCCACCCCCGGCGCCGCTGCCGCCGGCGAGCCCCGAGCTCAGTGTCGCTCAAACCTCCCTCTCCGGCCCAGCCGGCCCCGCTCAGCCCTCCCCCCGCGCCCCGCGGACCCTTTCAAACCCCCTGGGCTCGCGGCGGCTGCTCCGGGAGAAAACGCTGGCCGCGGCTGGGGCCGGAGCGGCGCGGCTGTGAGTGGGGCGGCGGCGGGACGCCCGGTACGGAAAGCCCAGCAACGAGGCGCTGGCGGGCGCGCAGAGACGCCGGGTCCTCGCGGAGCACGACCGGGGCGCAGCGACGGCGGTGGCAGCGAGAGCCCAGGGACCGCTCCATCACTGGCAGCCATGGAGCCCGAGCATTTTCCTCCCTCAGGGCAGGCGCCTCGGCTCGGCACTCGTCCTCGGGGAGGAAGGGGCCGGCGCCCGAGCCTCCCCGGAGGGCGGCGGGACGTGCGCGGGAGCGGACGGTGCGAGCCTCTCTCGTCCTCTTCTCCGCGGCCGGCTTGTCACCCTGCTGCTCCCGCGGCCGAACGGGagggggccgcgggcggcggcggcggcggcggcggctccttTCTCGGCGGCGTTGGTGGCCAGACGGGCTGGTGCAGAGACTGCAGCCGACGCCGTTCAAAGGAACGAGAGGTGGGGTTGGTCGGTGTCGGCAGAAGGGGCGGGGGAGTGGGTGGGTGCCGAGGGAGGGTgtcgggtggggtgggggctgtggtGGTTGTTACTAGTGCTCTTCTCCAGCTCCACCGTATCCCCCAGCCTCTCGCGGCTTCGGGAGAGGAGGGACCAGCGCCCGAgcgcaggaggaggaggggcgaCCGCCGGCGAAGAggcggcggcggccgcggcgGCAGCGAAGGGGGGAGGGGACAGGCGGAGGAGACGAAGGGAAGATGGCGTCTGCGCATGCGCTCAGGCGCCGCAGACATAAAGCCGGGTCCGGCAGGGAAGGAGGCGGCGGGTCTTCGGACCCTGTCGAGCGCCGGATCTTTTCACGGAAATTGCCGAAGGCTAGCGGAGGCGCCGACGCCGGGGGCGGTGGGGGAGGGGAACTTCACCGAGGGAGCGGATCCGGGTCGCACCTTGTGATTCTGCCTGGTGGGGCAGGGTGCGGGGCAGCGGCCGCGCGCTCAGGTTAGGTGTGTCCGCTCTTTTCTTACACGCGGCCGGTGCGCGCGACCCACGGGCCGAGGAGGGGGCGCGGCGGGAGGGGCCCGCCGAGGCTGCCAGAGCGCGGGTCTCGAGTATGCGCGCCTTGGGTGGTGTCCCCCGCCTGCGGAATGGCTAATGAGGCTTTTCTCCGCAGCAACAGCATCACGAGTTTTAGTTCCCAGGAGCCCCGCCGCTGCCACGACATGAGTCAGGCTTTCTTCCTTTGCTCGTGGCGGAGCCCTGCTCCCGGTCGCCGCACCTGGGCTTGCCCCCGGCGAGCGCTGCCCTCGCCCCTTCAGAGAATACCCCAACGCCGGGAGCTCCCGGGCCCCACCAAAGGCGGTGGCTCCCAGCGATAGGTGTTGCCTTTTGTGCAATGCAGTTATGGCAGCCATGCGGTCCCCTCACCCTTCGACGGGCAGGGGCGAGGCAGCCAGCAGATGGTGCAGATGTTTGCAGCTAACTGCCTTAGCTCCTTCAGGGTAGGCTCTTCTCTATAAAGGGAGTGGTTGCAATCCATAAGTACCTGGAGGGAGGTACCTGGAGCCGGCTAGTTCAGTAAACCGACTGACCTCAACAGGTGGAGCTTATCTCAAGCAGTGATGGCTTTTTTGTTCAAGCTGTGGCCCTACAGATTTGACCTAAAAGGCAAGGTGACCTGATCATGGTGGCAACACAGGTGAAATGGTAAATGAAGAATGCCTTTTAGggttagaaaagtaaaaatgtcaCCTGAAATTCTAAACATATACTTTATGGTTCTGAGCATAGTTCTACAAAAGCAActtcagtttttttaatttattgtaatttgttatatatgacagcagaatgcatttcagttcatattatacatatatagcacaatttttcatatctcggTTGTGCGAAACGTAGatttcgtgtcttcatacatgtacttagagcaCCTTTAGTTTTTATTGGGAGCAATTCACTGGAATTTGCTTCCCTGACACTACCTCCTTCTAAACAGTCCTTACTACTGAGAATATACTTCTTGTGCAGGGGTtaaaaacaacaaaggaagcCGAAAGACattaggtggaaaaaaaaattaatcaagatTGTTGTAAGACTATGCTTAACAGATAGACTTCTGATTTTGTTAAATCTCCAACCCTGTTTCGGGAGCTTGTTAACACAAAAACAAGTTGTAGGGTTTTGATAGAATTCTAATTGTCCATTCAACATGTTACCTTTGGTTTTCTCTGAACTTTTGCCCTCATTCCatccctcaaaaaattaaaaatgtttaaaaagtttaaaatgtcaCCATTTACTTTTTGAATAGAAATACCTCCTTAGATGTCCATTGTCTGTCCTGTATCAAACTCTAGTACGTGTTGCTTTATCTGTCGTCTCCCCCAGGAAACGGAAAAGGCaggcctgtattttttttttactttaaattgcTAATGTTGAGCTCAGTGCTAAATACAAAGTGTGATCACAAATATTTGGATTGGTAtggtaataaaaattaagtacatttgagaagattttaattcttgagaTAATTTCTTTAACATgtaaatgaatgtattttttaaataataatagacattgtggagggctggggttgtggctcaatggtagagcacttgtctggcaagcacaagttaaaaaaataaatgagtgaaataaaggtattgtatccaattataaaataaatattttttaaaaaagatattgtgtattttatcaaaataaatatttttaattttccaacttTTATTGAAAGTGATATGCATGGATAATGACTGCCACCCTTGTTGAAATGCAAATTTGACATGCTTTTTATCAGTTTCTGaatgaaaaatagaaactatCTTAGCCAGTTGAAAAtgcaatggattaaaaaataaaagaaaaagaaaatgcatggaATATAGAGTGAAAGAAAATGCTCTTGATCTCTCAAAATGTTGCCTAGTTTTAAATTACCCCAAACAGCAGTTTCCACCCTTTGGGCCACCTAAATACTCACCATGATCATGCTGTTATGActgaaaaaatgtataaaatatatgttgTTACCGAAAGTTGCAGGAATAAAAGGAGTTGTTGAGATATGCCTCTAAGAAGCATACTTTTTCCCATAACCAATAccaaaagtatttattatttgggGATGTTTTGGTAAGGGAGTAGGCTTGGGgcctattatttcttttaaaagaaaagtttaaaaaaaaaaaaaaaccttccaggataacataaaacataagaaattaggtcttttcaaatatatttaattttgtcttccCTAACAATTTCAAACTCCTGTTTAGGCTGCATCACTTCCCACTAAATTACGAATAATTCTGTGATTAGGGAAATCTGAATTTCAAAACTTTGTCTCTCCCTGTTCCCCTTCTTCTCTCACCTTAATTTCTATAGCCAACCCCCAATACAGGAACATGAATGCAGTCCTCCCTCGGTTTC
This window contains:
- the Tsc22d1 gene encoding TSC22 domain family protein 1 isoform X5; amino-acid sequence: MHQPPESTAAAAAAADISARKMAHPAMFPRRGSGSGSASALNAAGTSVGSAATTSEDFPPPSLLQPPPPAASSTSGPQPPPPQSLNLLSQAQLQAQPLAPGGTQMKKKSGFQITSVTPAQISASISSNNSIAEDTESYDDLDESHTEDLSSSEILDVSLSRATDLGEPERSSSEETLNNFQEAETPGAVSPNQPHLPQPHLPHLPQQNVVINGNAHPHHLHHHHHIHHGHHLHHGHHHPSHAAVASASIPGGPPSSPVSRKLSTTGSSDGVMPVAPASAVSSSGSPASVMTNIRAPSTTGGIGINSVTGANTMSNVNIAAVSSFNPNVTSSMLGNANISTSNIPSAASVSVGPGVSSGVNVSILSGMGNGTVSSSTVVNSVPNAAAGMTVGLASSQQQQQPTVNTSRFRVVKLDSTSEPFKKGRWTCTEFYEKENAVPATEGVVVNKVVETVKQNPTEVTSERESTSGSSVSSSVSTLSHYTESVGSGEMGAPAVVVQQQQQQQQPPPPPQPALQGVALQQMDFSSTGPQSISAVSIPQSISQSQMSQVQLQSQELSYQQKQGLQPVPLQATINAATGIQPSSVNVVGVTSALGQQPSISSLAQPQLPYSQTAPPVQTPLPGAPPQQLQYGQQQPMVSTQMAPGHIQSVTQNPTPEYVQQQPVLQTAMSSGQSSSAGVGTGAAVIPVAQPQGIQLPVQSTAVQAQPAGASGQPVGQAQTAVSAVPTSTQIANIGQQANIPTAVQQQPSTQVTPSVIQQGAPPSSQVVPPAQTGIIHQGVQTSASSLPQQLVIAPQSTLLTVPPQPQGVEPIAQGVVSQQLPAVGPLPSASSISVTNQVSSTGLSGMPSAPTNLVPSQNIAQAPATQNGNLVQSVSQPPLIATNINLPLAQQIPISSTQFSTQSLAQAIGSQIEDARRTAEPSLVGLPQTISGDSGGVSAVSDGSSSSLAASASLFPLKVLPLTTPLVDGEDESSLFQCFSPTRGARSDPRTTDSAKTTESF
- the Tsc22d1 gene encoding TSC22 domain family protein 1 isoform X1; the protein is MHQPPESTAAAAAAADISARKMAHPAMFPRRGSGSGSASALNAAGTSVGSAATTSEDFPPPSLLQPPPPAASSTSGPQPPPPQSLNLLSQAQLQAQPLAPGGTQMKKKSGFQITSVTPAQISASISSNNSIAEDTESYDDLDESHTEDLSSSEILDVSLSRATDLGEPERSSSEETLNNFQEAETPGAVSPNQPHLPQPHLPHLPQQNVVINGNAHPHHLHHHHHIHHGHHLHHGHHHPSHAAVASASIPGGPPSSPVSRKLSTTGSSDGVMPVAPASAVSSSGSPASVMTNIRAPSTTGGIGINSVTGANTMSNVNIAAVSSFNPNVTSSMLGNANISTSNIPSAASVSVGPGVSSGVNVSILSGMGNGTVSSSTVVNSVPNAAAGMTVGLASSQQQQQPTVNTSRFRVVKLDSTSEPFKKGRWTCTEFYEKENAVPATEGVVVNKVVETVKQNPTEVTSERESTSGSSVSSSVSTLSHYTESVGSGEMGAPAVVVQQQQQQQQPPPPPQPALQGVALQQMDFSSTGPQSISAVSIPQSISQSQMSQVQLQSQELSYQQKQGLQPVPLQATINAATGIQPSSVNVVGVTSALGQQPSISSLAQPQLPYSQTAPPVQTPLPGAPPQQLQYGQQQPMVSTQMAPGHIQSVTQNPTPEYVQQQPVLQTAMSSGQSSSAGVGTGAAVIPVAQPQGIQLPVQSTAVQAQPAGASGQPVGQAQTAVSAVPTSTQIANIGQQANIPTAVQQQPSTQVTPSVIQQGAPPSSQVVPPAQTGIIHQGVQTSASSLPQQLVIAPQSTLLTVPPQPQGVEPIAQGVVSQQLPAVGPLPSASSISVTNQVSSTGLSGMPSAPTNLVPSQNIAQAPATQNGNLVQSVSQPPLIATNINLPLAQQIPISSTQFSTQSLAQAIGSQIEDARRTAEPSLVGLPQTISGDSGGVSAVSDGSSSSLAASASLFPLKVLPLTTPLVDGEDESSSGASVVAIDNKIEQAMDLVKSHLMYAVREEVEVLKEQIKELIEKNSQLEQENNLLKTLASPEQLAQFQAQLQTGSPPATTQPQGTTQPPAQPASQGSGPTA
- the Tsc22d1 gene encoding TSC22 domain family protein 1 isoform X4; amino-acid sequence: MHQPPESTAAAAAAADISARKMAHPAMFPRRGSGSGSASALNAAGTSVGSAATTSEDFPPPSLLQPPPPAASSTSGPQPPPPQSLNLLSQAQLQAQPLAPGGTQMKKKSGFQITSVTPAQISASISSNNSIAEDTESYDDLDESHTEDLSSSEILDVSLSRATDLGEPERSSSEETLNNFQEAETPGAVSPNQPHLPQPHLPHLPQQNVVINGNAHPHHLHHHHHIHHGHHLHHGHHHPSHAAVASASIPGGPPSSPVSRKLSTTGSSDGVMPVAPASAVSSSGSPASVMTNIRAPSTTGGIGINSVTGANTMSNVNIAAVSSFNPNVTSSMLGNANISTSNIPSAASVSVGPGVSSGVNVSILSGMGNGTVSSSTVVNSVPNAAAGMTVGLASSQQQQQPTVNTSRFRVVKLDSTSEPFKKGRWTCTEFYEKENAVPATEGVVVNKVVETVKQNPTEVTSERESTSGSSVSSSVSTLSHYTESVGSGEMGAPAVVVQQQQQQQQPPPPPQPALQGVALQQMDFSSTGPQSISAVSIPQSISQSQMSQVQLQSQELSYQQKQGLQPVPLQATINAATGIQPSSVNVVGVTSALGQQPSISSLAQPQLPYSQTAPPVQTPLPGAPPQQLQYGQQQPMVSTQMAPGHIQSVTQNPTPEYVQQQPVLQTAMSSGQSSSAGVGTGAAVIPVAQPQGIQLPVQSTAVQAQPAGASGQPVGQAQTAVSAVPTSTQIANIGQQANIPTAVQQQPSTQVTPSVIQQGAPPSSQVVPPAQTGIIHQGVQTSASSLPQQLVIAPQSTLLTVPPQPQGVEPIAQGVVSQQLPAVGPLPSASSISVTNQVSSTGLSGMPSAPTNLVPSQNIAQAPATQNGNLVQSVSQPPLIATNINLPLAQQIPISSTQFSTQSLAQAIGSQIEDARRTAEPSLVGLPQTISGDSGGVSAVSDGSSSSLAASASLFPLKVLPLTTPLVDGEDESASLLPEVQGVILEPQIQPRPRRAFDVRGPLSLLNPWRQNIQLLERVGKDNKQVS
- the Tsc22d1 gene encoding TSC22 domain family protein 1 isoform X2, which gives rise to MHQPPESTAAAAAAADISARKMAHPAMFPRRGSGSGSASALNAAGTSVGSAATTSEDFPPPSLLQPPPPAASSTSGPQPPPPQSLNLLSQAQLQAQPLAPGGTQMKKKSGFQITSVTPAQISASISSNNSIAEDTESYDDLDESHTEDLSSSEILDVSLSRATDLGEPERSSSEETLNNFQEAETPGAVSPNQPHLPQPHLPHLPQQNVVINGNAHPHHLHHHHHIHHGHHLHHGHHHPSHAAVASASIPGGPPSSPVSRKLSTTGSSDGVMPVAPASAVSSSGSPASVMTNIRAPSTTGGIGINSVTGANTMSNVNIAAVSSFNPNVTSSMLGNANISTSNIPSAASVSVGPGVSSGVNVSILSGMGNGTVSSSTVVNSVPNAAAGMTVGLASSQQQQQPTVNTSRFRVVKLDSTSEPFKKGRWTCTEFYEKENAVPATEGVVVNKVVETVKQNPTEVTSERESTSGSSVSSSVSTLSHYTESVGSGEMGAPAVVVQQQQQQQQPPPPPQPALQGVALQQMDFSSTGPQSISAVSIPQSISQSQMSQVQLQSQELSYQQKQGLQPVPLQATINAATGIQPSSVNVVGVTSALGQQPSISSLAQPQLPYSQTAPPVQTPLPGAPPQQLQYGQQQPMVSTQMAPGHIQSVTQNPTPEYVQQQPVLQTAMSSGQSSSAGVGTGAAVIPVAQPQGIQLPVQSTAVQAQPAGASGQPVGQAQTAVSAVPTSTQIANIGQQANIPTAVQQQPSTQVTPSVIQQGAPPSSQVVPPAQTGIIHQGVQTSASSLPQQLVIAPQSTLLTVPPQPQGVEPIAQGVVSQQLPAVGPLPSASSISVTNQVSSTGLSGMPSAPTNLVPSQNIAQAPATQNGNLVQSVSQPPLIATNINLPLAQQIPISSTQFSTQSLAQAIGSQIEDARRTAEPSLVGLPQTISGDSGGVSAVSDGSSSSLAASASLFPLKVLPLTTPLVDGEDESASLLPEVQGVILEPQIQPRPRRAFDVRGPLSLLNPWRQNIQLLERVGKDNKQVGAFHYLLGFIYRLECPSIAHFILLVKILGFILRTRWGYNLFVFLSAK